Proteins encoded by one window of Nocardioides euryhalodurans:
- a CDS encoding molybdenum cofactor biosynthesis protein MoaE, which yields MTDAQTGPATGSVIRLVDLRETPLDVTEVVDALDDDASGGLTLFVGRVRDHDGGKAVDGLDYSAHPTASERLHAVCRRVAEQYDVTGVAAVHRVGSLAIGDIAVVVATTAAHRGEAFTASRALIDTLKAEVPIWKHQRFGDGTEEWVGAP from the coding sequence GTGACCGACGCCCAGACCGGCCCCGCCACGGGGTCCGTGATCCGCCTGGTCGACCTGCGCGAGACGCCGCTCGACGTCACCGAGGTCGTCGACGCGCTCGACGACGACGCCTCCGGGGGGCTGACGCTGTTCGTCGGCAGGGTCCGCGACCACGACGGGGGCAAGGCGGTCGACGGCCTCGACTACTCCGCCCACCCGACGGCGAGCGAGCGGCTCCACGCCGTGTGCCGCCGGGTCGCCGAGCAGTACGACGTCACCGGGGTCGCCGCGGTCCACCGGGTCGGGTCGCTCGCGATCGGCGACATCGCCGTGGTCGTCGCCACCACGGCGGCCCACCGCGGCGAGGCGTTCACCGCCTCCCGCGCCCTCATCGACACCCTCAAGGCCGAGGTGCCGATCTGGAAGCACCAGCGGTTCGGCGACGGCACGGAGGAGTGGGTCGGCGCGCCCTGA
- a CDS encoding zinc-dependent metalloprotease, with protein sequence MSNDPDDGQNPFKGTPFEQFFGGGGGGTPDLSQLFSQLQAMMQPYDGPLNWDVALDMARKQAASEADPTPTQKQRDAVADALRLADHWLDGATDFPSGVTSSVAWSRAEWIVGTTDVWKGLVEPIAASSVNALSSALPEQAQGMGGPLIGMLQKAVGAMLASQIGSGLGALAGEVLTGSDIGLPLTEPGKAALVPVNVAAFAEGLDVTEDDVLLYLALREAAHQRLFAHVPWLREHLIGAVTDYARGLEINTANLQSSIEEQMRGLDPSNPEALQRMMEGGMFELDQTPEQQAALQRLEVTLALVEGWVDEVVGQAAGERMPAATRLQEAVRRRRASGGPAEQTFASLVGLELRPRRLRDASVLWGSLRTRQGAEARDGVWMSPHLLPTDADLDDPLGFREDAAAPEELSDEEFEAGLRGLLDGEQGEPGDGRPTGE encoded by the coding sequence ATGAGCAACGACCCCGACGACGGCCAGAACCCCTTCAAGGGAACGCCGTTCGAGCAGTTCTTCGGCGGCGGCGGGGGCGGGACCCCCGACCTGAGCCAGCTCTTCAGCCAGCTGCAGGCCATGATGCAGCCGTACGACGGACCCCTCAACTGGGACGTCGCGCTCGACATGGCCCGCAAGCAGGCGGCCTCGGAGGCCGACCCGACGCCGACCCAGAAGCAGCGCGACGCCGTCGCCGACGCGCTCCGGCTGGCCGACCACTGGCTTGACGGGGCCACCGACTTCCCCTCCGGCGTGACCTCGTCCGTGGCCTGGAGCCGCGCCGAGTGGATCGTCGGCACCACCGACGTGTGGAAGGGACTGGTCGAGCCGATCGCGGCCTCCTCAGTCAACGCCCTCTCCTCCGCGCTCCCCGAGCAGGCCCAGGGCATGGGCGGCCCGCTGATCGGGATGCTCCAGAAGGCCGTCGGCGCGATGCTCGCCTCCCAGATCGGCTCCGGTCTGGGGGCGCTCGCCGGCGAGGTGCTGACCGGGTCCGACATCGGCCTGCCCCTGACCGAGCCCGGCAAGGCCGCGCTGGTCCCGGTCAACGTCGCCGCGTTCGCCGAGGGGCTCGACGTGACCGAGGACGACGTGCTCCTCTACCTCGCGCTGCGCGAGGCGGCCCACCAGCGCCTCTTCGCCCACGTCCCGTGGCTGCGCGAGCACCTGATCGGCGCGGTCACCGACTACGCGCGCGGGCTGGAGATCAACACCGCCAACCTGCAGTCCTCGATCGAGGAGCAGATGCGCGGCCTCGACCCGTCCAACCCCGAGGCGCTGCAGCGGATGATGGAGGGCGGCATGTTCGAGCTGGACCAGACGCCCGAGCAGCAGGCGGCTCTGCAGCGGCTCGAGGTCACCCTCGCCCTCGTCGAGGGCTGGGTCGACGAGGTCGTCGGCCAGGCCGCCGGCGAGCGGATGCCCGCCGCCACCAGGCTCCAGGAGGCCGTACGCCGTCGCCGGGCGTCGGGCGGTCCCGCCGAGCAGACCTTCGCGTCGCTGGTGGGCCTCGAGCTGCGGCCGCGCCGACTGCGTGACGCCTCCGTCCTGTGGGGGTCGCTGCGGACCCGGCAGGGTGCCGAGGCGCGCGACGGTGTCTGGATGAGCCCCCACCTGCTGCCGACCGACGCGGACCTCGACGACCCGCTCGGCTTCCGCGAGGACGCCGCCGCGCCCGAGGAGCTCAGCGACGAGGAGTTCGAGGCCGGTCTGCGCGGACTGCTCGACGGTGAGCAGGGCGAGCCCGGCGACGGTCGGCCGACCGGGGAGTGA
- a CDS encoding NUDIX hydrolase: protein MTAELHADALATLRAWTPPSAPQARLRDRYVTHLTDRPDGMERDCRPDHLTASTLVLSTDGRLVLLTLHAKAGQWFQFGGHCEPADRTLLGAARREAVEESGIADLALDPVPLRLDEHAVPFCGDGGDVHHLDVWFLAVAPASAEHAVSDESLDVRWWPVDGIPGEGHAWDEAIALAHARLRVQSTSPPGGGSSRAAADQPSR, encoded by the coding sequence GTGACCGCCGAGCTCCACGCCGACGCCCTGGCCACCCTGCGGGCCTGGACGCCGCCGTCCGCGCCGCAGGCACGCCTGCGCGACCGCTACGTCACCCACCTCACCGACCGACCGGACGGCATGGAGCGCGACTGTCGGCCCGACCACCTCACCGCCAGCACCCTCGTGCTGTCGACCGACGGCCGGCTGGTGCTGCTGACGCTGCACGCCAAGGCCGGGCAGTGGTTCCAGTTCGGGGGGCACTGCGAGCCCGCGGACCGCACGCTCCTGGGTGCCGCCCGGCGCGAGGCGGTCGAGGAGTCCGGGATCGCCGACCTGGCGCTCGACCCGGTGCCGCTGCGGCTCGACGAGCACGCCGTCCCGTTCTGCGGTGACGGCGGGGACGTGCACCACCTCGACGTGTGGTTCCTCGCGGTGGCCCCCGCCAGTGCCGAGCATGCCGTGAGCGACGAGTCGCTCGACGTCCGTTGGTGGCCGGTGGACGGGATCCCGGGTGAGGGGCACGCGTGGGACGAGGCGATCGCGCTCGCCCACGCCCGGCTCCGGGTTCAGTCGACGTCGCCGCCGGGTGGCGGGTCCAGCCGCGCCGCGGCCGACCAGCCCAGCAGGTAG
- a CDS encoding M48 family metallopeptidase yields MEVRPEVEVRRSKRRRRTVSAYREGDRIVVMIPATLTRAEEREWVATMLAKLERSEKRRRPSDDDLVRRAHELSNRYLGGMAEPESVRWVDNQMSRWGSCTPGDRTIRLSARLQGMPAWVIDYVLVHELAHLLESGHDARFWAWVDRYPQAEKAKGYLLGWSAAARLDPPPGGDVD; encoded by the coding sequence ATGGAGGTCCGACCCGAGGTGGAGGTGCGACGGTCCAAGCGGCGCCGTCGTACGGTCTCGGCCTACCGCGAGGGCGACCGGATCGTGGTGATGATCCCCGCGACGCTGACCCGTGCCGAGGAGCGGGAGTGGGTCGCGACGATGCTCGCCAAGCTGGAGCGCTCGGAGAAGCGCCGCCGCCCCAGCGACGACGACCTCGTGCGACGGGCCCACGAGCTCTCCAACCGCTACCTCGGCGGCATGGCCGAGCCCGAGTCGGTCCGGTGGGTCGACAACCAGATGTCCCGCTGGGGCTCCTGCACGCCCGGTGACCGCACCATCCGGCTGTCGGCCCGGCTGCAGGGGATGCCGGCTTGGGTGATCGACTACGTCCTCGTCCACGAGCTCGCCCACCTGCTGGAGTCCGGGCACGACGCGCGCTTCTGGGCCTGGGTCGACCGCTACCCGCAGGCCGAGAAGGCCAAGGGCTACCTGCTGGGCTGGTCGGCCGCGGCGCGGCTGGACCCGCCACCCGGCGGCGACGTCGACTGA
- a CDS encoding PHP domain-containing protein, whose amino-acid sequence MSETYTAGPVAALRRIAFLMERGREETRRIEAFRAAAAAILPLPADEVADRVESGTITELAGIGPSTGAVISDAVRGVVPERLARLEAEHDGPLAPGGRALRAALRGDLHCHSDWSDGGSPIEEMAFTAIELGHDYLVLTDHSPRLKVARGLSAERLARQLDVVDAVNDHLGGAFTLLKGIEVDILDDGSLDQTDEMLARLDVRVASVHSKLRMESAAMTRRMVGAIRNPRTNVLGHCTGRLVTGNRGTRPSSDFDARAVFEACVEHDVAVEINSRPERRDPPTRLLELARDTGCLFSIDSDSHAPGQLDMLDYGCERAEEAGIDPDRIVNTWPQERLLAWANG is encoded by the coding sequence CCGGTCCGGTGGCCGCCCTGCGCCGGATCGCGTTCCTGATGGAGCGTGGGCGCGAGGAGACGCGGCGGATCGAGGCGTTCCGGGCCGCCGCCGCGGCGATCCTGCCGCTGCCGGCCGACGAGGTCGCCGACCGGGTCGAGTCGGGGACCATCACCGAGCTCGCCGGGATCGGGCCGAGCACGGGCGCCGTGATCTCCGACGCGGTCCGGGGTGTGGTGCCCGAGCGGCTCGCCAGGCTCGAGGCCGAGCACGACGGGCCGCTGGCCCCTGGCGGCCGGGCGTTGCGCGCGGCGCTCCGGGGCGACCTCCACTGCCACTCCGACTGGTCCGACGGTGGGTCGCCGATCGAGGAGATGGCCTTCACCGCCATCGAGCTCGGCCACGACTACCTCGTCCTCACCGACCACTCGCCCCGGCTGAAGGTCGCGCGGGGGCTCAGCGCGGAACGGCTGGCCCGCCAGCTCGACGTCGTCGACGCCGTCAACGACCACCTCGGCGGGGCGTTCACGCTGCTCAAGGGGATCGAGGTGGACATCCTCGACGACGGGTCGCTCGACCAGACCGACGAGATGCTGGCCCGGCTCGACGTGCGGGTCGCCAGCGTCCACTCCAAGCTCCGGATGGAGTCCGCGGCGATGACCCGCCGCATGGTGGGGGCGATCCGCAACCCCCGGACCAACGTCCTGGGTCACTGCACCGGACGCCTGGTCACCGGCAACCGCGGCACCCGCCCGAGCAGCGACTTCGACGCCCGTGCCGTGTTCGAGGCGTGCGTGGAGCACGACGTCGCCGTCGAGATCAACTCCCGTCCCGAGCGGCGCGACCCGCCGACCCGGCTGCTCGAGCTCGCCCGTGACACCGGTTGCCTCTTCTCGATCGACAGCGACTCGCATGCGCCCGGCCAGCTCGACATGCTCGACTACGGCTGCGAGCGGGCCGAGGAGGCGGGCATCGACCCCGACCGGATCGTCAACACCTGGCCGCAGGAGCGGCTGCTGGCCTGGGCCAACGGCTAG